The following proteins are co-located in the Mesorhizobium sp. M1E.F.Ca.ET.045.02.1.1 genome:
- a CDS encoding FadR/GntR family transcriptional regulator — METIVPSDATGWMPSVDQGGASVHNAVVSMLGSRILGGDYAPGAALPREDDLCAMLGVSRTSVREAVKVLSAKGLVEARRRAGVRVLPRDNWRLLDPVVLGWHPAIQDDEELVSGLLEARRIFEPAAAELAARRATAADLAEIERAVDGMRDNIPNDLNAVCQADLAFHKGVIAASHNVVLKGLVGMLEAALRATFLVTNPLMEAQSRALSAHVAVLEAIRVRDTAGARAAMNRLLDIAADDLHAKG; from the coding sequence GTGGAGACCATCGTTCCTTCGGATGCAACAGGGTGGATGCCTTCGGTCGACCAGGGCGGGGCGAGCGTGCACAACGCCGTCGTCAGCATGTTGGGTAGCCGCATCCTGGGCGGGGACTATGCTCCCGGCGCCGCCCTGCCGCGCGAGGACGATCTCTGTGCCATGCTGGGTGTCAGCCGTACTTCGGTGAGGGAAGCGGTCAAGGTGCTGTCGGCGAAAGGCCTCGTCGAGGCCAGGCGTCGGGCCGGCGTCCGTGTTTTGCCGCGCGACAACTGGCGCCTGCTCGACCCTGTGGTGCTCGGCTGGCATCCCGCCATCCAGGATGATGAAGAGCTGGTTTCCGGCCTGCTGGAGGCGCGCCGCATCTTCGAGCCGGCGGCGGCGGAGCTCGCCGCGAGGCGCGCCACCGCCGCCGATCTTGCCGAGATCGAGCGCGCGGTGGATGGGATGCGCGACAACATTCCGAACGATCTCAACGCGGTCTGCCAGGCCGATCTTGCCTTCCACAAGGGCGTGATCGCCGCCAGCCACAATGTCGTGCTCAAGGGGCTGGTCGGCATGCTGGAGGCGGCTCTGCGCGCCACCTTTCTCGTCACCAACCCCTTGATGGAGGCGCAGTCACGCGCGCTGTCGGCGCATGTCGCGGTGTTGGAGGCGATCCGCGTCCGCGACACCGCCGGCGCCCGAGCCGCCATGAAC